A single Haloglycomyces albus DSM 45210 DNA region contains:
- a CDS encoding amidohydrolase, which produces MSDLVLRNARLWGIPEPTDMTIRDGRILQHGRSQVGADASEYDLQGALVLPGLVDAHAHVDKTLFSGPWVPRTAGPGLAAAIEYGRVERGKYGVPHPDYIEALLTNMVVHGTTHARSHIDIDPDLGINAVHAVREAVDRLRGRIDVELVAFPQTGLLTSPGTLDYMREAVEAGVELVGGIDPGGFDGDAVGHLDHIFELAERYGIGLDIHLHDGDNLGVYEFDLIIERTKALSMQGKVTVSHAFALFDADPATRQRLIDDLAENRINVTSVAPRKVLPLRDLDAAGVAMGIGNDGVRDLWSPYGTGEMLERTLWFARNSGFSKDPDIELALEAATYGGAHILGLPDYGLAEGSRADLLVVQARNAPEAVMTHPQPDLVVKNGVVTAHTGSLSE; this is translated from the coding sequence ATGTCCGATCTCGTACTTCGCAATGCGCGTTTGTGGGGCATTCCAGAGCCAACCGACATGACGATTCGTGACGGTCGTATTCTGCAGCACGGCCGATCGCAGGTCGGAGCCGACGCCTCCGAGTACGACCTCCAGGGAGCGCTCGTCCTTCCCGGACTCGTCGACGCCCACGCCCACGTGGACAAGACCCTGTTCAGCGGCCCCTGGGTCCCTCGCACGGCCGGTCCCGGTTTGGCGGCGGCCATCGAATACGGCCGGGTGGAGCGCGGCAAATACGGTGTACCCCATCCCGACTACATCGAAGCCCTGTTGACGAACATGGTCGTGCACGGCACGACCCACGCTCGCAGCCACATCGACATCGATCCGGATCTGGGGATCAACGCCGTCCACGCCGTGCGCGAGGCCGTCGACCGTCTGCGGGGCCGCATCGACGTCGAGTTGGTGGCCTTCCCCCAAACCGGGCTGTTGACCAGCCCCGGCACTCTCGATTACATGCGTGAGGCCGTTGAGGCCGGAGTGGAGCTCGTCGGTGGCATCGATCCCGGGGGATTCGACGGCGACGCGGTCGGGCATCTCGATCACATCTTCGAGCTGGCGGAACGGTACGGCATCGGTCTCGATATTCACCTCCACGACGGGGACAACCTCGGTGTCTACGAATTCGACCTGATCATCGAACGCACCAAGGCCCTGTCCATGCAGGGCAAAGTGACCGTCAGCCACGCGTTCGCCCTCTTCGACGCCGACCCGGCGACGCGGCAACGGCTCATCGACGATCTGGCGGAGAACCGCATCAACGTCACCTCCGTGGCACCCCGGAAGGTGCTGCCTCTCCGCGATTTGGACGCCGCCGGCGTCGCCATGGGAATCGGCAATGACGGCGTGCGCGACCTCTGGTCGCCCTATGGGACCGGGGAGATGTTGGAGCGGACCCTGTGGTTCGCTCGCAATTCCGGTTTCAGCAAGGACCCCGACATCGAGCTGGCATTGGAGGCGGCCACCTACGGCGGCGCGCACATCCTCGGACTGCCGGACTATGGACTGGCCGAAGGATCGCGTGCGGACCTGCTGGTCGTCCAGGCGCGCAACGCCCCGGAGGCCGTCATGACCCACCCGCAGCCCGATCTGGTCGTCAAAAACGGAGTGGTGACCGCTCACACGGGCTCCTTGTCCGAATAA
- a CDS encoding GntR family transcriptional regulator, translating into MTSRRSTAVEEITGRIMRLEYRPGQRLVERDLAADLGLSRVPVREALHRLEVDGLVISVPRQGTIVSTWSRTDITDLFEIRAALEPMAAEFAAHRRTDVQLRRLEETTRLKPESGVVEQTEYNAEFHRRLVEAANSPQLRDAMRPMYARMRWLFHLTRERGPLHQGTEHVRIAAAIRDGDADRARRLTAQHVLDGLRPTLAALADWGEERADPVAATKSRRR; encoded by the coding sequence ATGACCAGTAGACGCTCCACGGCCGTGGAGGAGATCACAGGACGTATTATGCGGCTGGAATACCGCCCCGGGCAGCGTCTTGTGGAGAGAGATCTTGCCGCCGACCTGGGGCTATCGCGAGTGCCCGTGAGAGAGGCACTGCATCGCCTGGAAGTCGACGGCCTGGTCATCAGCGTTCCACGTCAGGGCACCATAGTGAGCACTTGGAGTCGGACTGATATTACCGACCTGTTCGAGATTCGCGCCGCCTTGGAACCCATGGCGGCGGAGTTCGCCGCGCACAGGCGTACCGACGTTCAGTTGCGTCGGCTGGAGGAGACCACTCGCCTGAAGCCTGAATCCGGAGTCGTAGAACAGACCGAGTACAACGCCGAGTTCCATCGTCGCTTGGTCGAAGCGGCCAATAGTCCGCAGCTGCGGGACGCGATGCGTCCGATGTACGCGCGGATGCGGTGGCTTTTTCATCTCACCCGGGAGCGCGGTCCGCTGCATCAGGGTACCGAGCATGTCCGCATTGCCGCGGCGATACGTGACGGCGACGCGGACCGGGCGCGGCGGTTGACCGCACAGCACGTCCTCGACGGATTGCGTCCGACCTTGGCGGCCCTGGCGGACTGGGGTGAGGAGCGCGCCGATCCGGTCGCCGCTACGAAATCGCGTCGCAGGTGA
- a CDS encoding alanine/glycine:cation symporter family protein: protein MDAINEFLNGIVDAIMTASGEYWTWVLVPLIGFAAVYFTIRTMGVQFRLFPKMVKSLFEPAGIESNGKKGISAYQAFSVSAAARVGTGNVIGVSVAISTGGPGAVFWMWTMGIMVASVGFIESALAQLYKTREGDTFVGGPANYIKYGLGKAWMAKLFAVVLIITFPTVFLMVQSNTITDAVNSSAEEFGFDIGNIGLLTVSIILAAIIALIIFGGLRRIAHVAQLMVPAMALLYLIVGIVMVAINIDQIGPAFSAIFEGAFGVREFVGGGIGTAIVVGFQRGMFSNEAGMGSSPVAGATASVSHPAKQGLTQAAGVYFDTMIVCTITAMIIMVSQPDLGNSDIEGQLVQIAVGDSLGGWSVHVITIVLLFLAFTSCLGNYYYGESNIRFLSKSNTVFTGYRFWILAMVIIGGVASLDTVWGFADVTMGAMATVNLIAILMLAPVALKLLNDYSRQLKDGKDPVFTRDSIDGAGEVPCWDPDADDDRPKTSAGS, encoded by the coding sequence TTGGATGCCATAAATGAATTTTTGAATGGAATCGTCGATGCGATCATGACCGCCAGCGGCGAATATTGGACGTGGGTCCTCGTGCCCCTGATTGGATTCGCGGCCGTATATTTCACGATTCGCACCATGGGCGTACAATTCCGCCTTTTCCCGAAAATGGTCAAAAGCCTTTTCGAACCGGCGGGAATTGAGAGCAACGGCAAGAAAGGCATCTCGGCCTATCAGGCATTTTCGGTGTCGGCAGCCGCCCGCGTCGGTACAGGGAACGTTATCGGTGTTTCCGTCGCCATCTCAACCGGCGGCCCCGGTGCCGTATTTTGGATGTGGACCATGGGTATCATGGTCGCCTCCGTCGGATTCATCGAATCGGCTCTCGCGCAGCTTTACAAAACCCGCGAAGGGGATACATTCGTCGGCGGCCCCGCCAATTACATCAAATACGGCTTGGGCAAAGCGTGGATGGCGAAACTGTTCGCCGTCGTTCTGATCATCACGTTCCCGACCGTATTCTTGATGGTTCAATCCAACACCATCACCGACGCTGTCAATTCCTCGGCAGAGGAGTTCGGCTTCGACATCGGCAATATCGGTCTCCTCACCGTGAGCATCATTCTTGCGGCCATCATTGCCCTCATTATCTTCGGCGGTCTCCGCCGCATTGCACACGTTGCTCAGCTGATGGTTCCGGCCATGGCACTGCTGTACCTCATCGTCGGGATTGTCATGGTGGCAATCAACATCGACCAAATCGGCCCCGCGTTCAGCGCAATCTTCGAAGGTGCGTTCGGGGTTCGCGAATTCGTAGGCGGCGGTATCGGTACTGCCATCGTGGTTGGTTTCCAACGCGGTATGTTCTCCAACGAAGCCGGTATGGGTTCCTCCCCGGTGGCCGGTGCGACCGCTTCGGTCAGCCACCCCGCCAAGCAGGGTCTGACTCAGGCGGCCGGTGTCTACTTCGATACCATGATCGTCTGCACGATCACCGCCATGATCATCATGGTGTCGCAGCCGGACCTCGGCAATTCCGATATCGAAGGACAGCTGGTACAAATCGCCGTCGGCGACAGTCTCGGCGGATGGTCCGTACACGTCATTACGATCGTGCTGTTGTTCCTCGCCTTCACCTCTTGCCTCGGTAACTACTACTACGGTGAATCCAACATCCGATTCCTCAGCAAGAGCAACACCGTATTCACCGGATACCGTTTCTGGATTCTGGCAATGGTCATCATCGGCGGTGTAGCGTCGCTCGACACGGTATGGGGCTTCGCCGACGTAACCATGGGAGCCATGGCCACCGTCAACCTGATCGCCATCCTCATGCTGGCGCCTGTCGCTCTCAAGCTGCTCAACGATTACAGTCGACAGCTGAAGGACGGGAAAGACCCGGTGTTCACACGCGATTCCATCGACGGCGCGGGAGAGGTCCCCTGTTGGGACCCCGATGCTGACGATGACCGCCCGAAAACATCCGCAGGCTCGTAA
- a CDS encoding DUF2784 domain-containing protein encodes MDAALAADLVMYAHFAFLVYLVLGGFLAWKWPLAWFPHAAISMYALAIITWNFTCPLTPWEDNLRRQAGQEGLESGGFLGTYIEGVIYPAEYITPIRFAVAGVIAVSWLGAAILIHRRRARKRALSAS; translated from the coding sequence GTGGATGCGGCGTTGGCGGCTGACCTAGTGATGTACGCGCACTTCGCGTTCCTGGTGTACCTGGTTCTAGGCGGCTTTCTAGCCTGGAAATGGCCCTTGGCATGGTTTCCACACGCGGCCATATCCATGTACGCGCTGGCGATCATCACCTGGAACTTCACCTGCCCGCTGACACCCTGGGAGGACAACCTACGTCGCCAAGCCGGGCAAGAGGGCCTGGAGAGCGGTGGATTTCTCGGAACCTACATCGAAGGGGTGATCTACCCGGCGGAATACATCACCCCGATACGGTTCGCGGTAGCGGGAGTCATCGCCGTGTCCTGGCTGGGAGCGGCAATACTGATACATCGTCGACGTGCTCGGAAACGGGCGTTGAGCGCCTCATGA
- a CDS encoding GNAT family N-acetyltransferase, whose translation MELRRATVDDAEEIYRIRNRSWRVVYSGIISDRVLNVLPTRPNDSFLHGLKDEVTDRDTFVSFEDGHLTGFITVGPWREHGDDGMELRPDLGGEIWAIYADPDHWRTGVGKLLLQAGMEWLHEHDYQPIRLWVVDKNEVGKAFYRKNGFAFDGGESELRLRGQIYYQHRFTYQGS comes from the coding sequence ATGGAATTGCGCCGCGCCACCGTCGACGATGCTGAGGAAATCTATCGAATCCGCAATCGGTCATGGCGGGTGGTATACAGCGGCATCATCTCCGATCGAGTCCTCAATGTGCTTCCGACCCGTCCGAACGATTCGTTCCTGCACGGGCTCAAGGACGAGGTGACGGATCGCGATACGTTCGTCAGTTTCGAGGACGGGCATCTGACCGGCTTCATCACCGTTGGTCCGTGGCGGGAGCACGGGGACGATGGGATGGAACTACGTCCGGATCTGGGAGGAGAGATCTGGGCGATTTATGCCGATCCTGACCACTGGCGAACCGGGGTGGGAAAGCTATTGCTTCAAGCGGGTATGGAATGGCTCCATGAGCACGATTACCAGCCGATTCGCTTGTGGGTGGTTGATAAGAACGAGGTCGGTAAGGCGTTTTACCGGAAGAACGGCTTTGCCTTCGACGGGGGCGAATCCGAACTTCGGCTACGCGGCCAGATCTATTACCAGCACCGTTTCACGTATCAGGGTTCATGA